AGTAGAATAAATACAAAATTAAAAAGGAATTAACTAATTCCTTTTAAAACTCTTTTTTTAATTAAATTTTTCAAAAACAATACCTGCAATTACATAAAATATTTCAAACAACAGGAAACATACAAATATTAAAATATTGAAAACACCACAGATTGCAAGTAAACAAATGACAACCTTCATTACAAACCTATACTCAAAAAACAGGTTCAAAAATCTGTTATCAGTAACTTTAGAAATTAATTCATGACCAACTTCATCACCTAAAGCTGAAAGAATACAAATCAGCAAAACAACAAGATTTAACTCAGGAATTCCTAAAATCAAACTGATTATAATAAAAACAATTAAAGTAATTACATGATGAAGTCCATCAACTTTTAGAGCAATTAAATTACCTATTAAAATGGCAAAGAAAATGTAAGCCGCCTCTACACTATAACAGGTCGCTGCAGCACAAGTAATACCACACAATACTCCAAAAACAGTAGCAAACTTTAAATCATTATTAACATCAAACAGGTCATCTGAATATTTCATGAAAAATCCAGACAATAAAAATAAAATCGCTAAAATTATATAACTCATCTAATCACTACCAATTTTATCCAAAGCAGCTGCATAAATCAATGGGAAAATTACAGTGACATCTCCCACAACACTGGCAAGACTGGATCCGCATCTAGCCTTTGCCCATGATTTTGCCTCTTCAAGAGGTGCTCCTCCCAAACTACCCGCTTCAGGCCTGTCCATTGTAATTTGGATAGCTGCATCAAGACCGCCTTTAATAACATTGGAGGCCAATGTATAATGCTTTGTCAATCCTCCACCTAAAAGGATTGCACCCACTTTTTCAGATTCGAAAACAATATCAGACAAATAGTGCATGTCAGCTACCGCATCAACCACAAAGTCATGGTCCTGTGAGAAAATCCATAACTGAAGACCCATCATTGAATCGATTAAACCCGGAGCGAAAATAGGAACATCATATTTTGCGGCTGTCGCTACAAATGAGTTTTCATCTTCAACCAAAAGGCCTATTTCATAGAGCAGTTCCTGAATTGAAACTTTTTGTTTTTCACAAGCAATCTTTTCATAAATCTTGGTAATTTCACTTTCAAAAATAGTAAAATCATCAGATCCCACGTTAATATCGGCAATCCTGCCTATGCCTTCCTCATTTAATTCTTCATCATCCTTGCCCTCATGGCGATAGTGAGATCCTCCAAATGCCTCAACAAGGTCATGAGTGATGTTGGCACCGCTTGCTACGATTAGATTGACATGTCCCTCTTTAATCATTTTAGTTACAATATTTCTCATTCCACCAGGTATCAATGGTCCTCCTAGACTCATAAATACATTCATATCATCATCCTGAATCATATCGGACAGTATATTGCATGCTCGTGCAACTCTACCTGCACCTAGAACACCTGAAT
This is a stretch of genomic DNA from Methanobrevibacter sp.. It encodes these proteins:
- a CDS encoding deoxyhypusine synthase translates to MKVNPIDVNSDMKIIDLIDQFDDSGVLGAGRVARACNILSDMIQDDDMNVFMSLGGPLIPGGMRNIVTKMIKEGHVNLIVASGANITHDLVEAFGGSHYRHEGKDDEELNEEGIGRIADINVGSDDFTIFESEITKIYEKIACEKQKVSIQELLYEIGLLVEDENSFVATAAKYDVPIFAPGLIDSMMGLQLWIFSQDHDFVVDAVADMHYLSDIVFESEKVGAILLGGGLTKHYTLASNVIKGGLDAAIQITMDRPEAGSLGGAPLEEAKSWAKARCGSSLASVVGDVTVIFPLIYAAALDKIGSD